From Cognatishimia activa, one genomic window encodes:
- a CDS encoding ribonuclease D: MANHLYQGDLPDGLDLGPVVAIDCETMGLNPHRDRLCVVQMSGGDGNSHIVQVAKGQTEAPNLCRMLEDPNVLKLFHFGRFDIAAMHNAFGALTAPVYCTKIASKLVRTYTDRHGLKNLLQELLNVDISKQQQMSDWGAEKLTEAQLEYAASDVLYLHQLREKLNERLEREGRAKLAASCFNFLPTRAVLDLEGWPEIDIFSH, encoded by the coding sequence ATGGCGAACCATCTTTATCAGGGCGATCTGCCCGACGGGCTTGATTTGGGCCCGGTAGTCGCAATCGATTGTGAAACCATGGGATTAAATCCCCACCGTGATCGCCTGTGTGTTGTTCAGATGTCGGGCGGTGATGGCAATTCACATATTGTGCAAGTGGCCAAGGGACAGACCGAAGCGCCCAATCTCTGCCGGATGTTGGAAGATCCAAACGTGCTTAAGCTGTTCCATTTTGGACGCTTTGATATCGCCGCAATGCACAATGCATTTGGCGCACTGACAGCGCCAGTCTATTGCACAAAAATCGCCTCCAAATTGGTGCGTACTTATACCGACCGCCACGGCCTGAAAAACCTGCTGCAAGAACTGTTGAACGTCGATATCTCCAAACAGCAACAGATGAGCGATTGGGGTGCCGAAAAGCTCACCGAAGCACAGCTTGAATATGCGGCGTCTGACGTTCTTTATCTGCACCAGCTACGCGAAAAGCTGAATGAACGCCTTGAACGTGAGGGTCGGGCAAAACTGGCGGCCTCTTGCTTTAACTTCCTGCCAACCCGTGCTGTTTTGGATTTGGAAGGCTGGCCCGAAATCGATATCTTCTCGCATTAA
- a CDS encoding gluconate 2-dehydrogenase subunit 3 family protein, which yields MNRRDALLSFASGIAAATAFPVAAQVSIDRPLLDLVSDTILPEDALTPSASAIGAVDDVLEMVQSHQMLQQLMAFGLQWINQAAGVPFAHLPTEGREQLLKLAQDSDFNQVPGRFFHVLRVLLLEAYYAKPEALAGLPLNSAPQPEGYLPPWS from the coding sequence ATGAACCGAAGAGACGCCCTACTTTCATTTGCGTCTGGCATTGCAGCGGCGACCGCTTTTCCGGTCGCCGCACAAGTTTCTATCGACCGACCGCTGCTTGATCTGGTGTCCGATACCATTTTACCCGAAGATGCATTGACTCCTTCGGCGTCGGCTATTGGTGCAGTCGACGATGTGCTGGAGATGGTGCAGTCCCATCAGATGCTGCAACAACTGATGGCCTTTGGTCTGCAATGGATCAATCAGGCTGCAGGTGTACCTTTCGCCCATCTGCCGACCGAAGGTCGTGAGCAACTTCTGAAGCTCGCTCAGGATTCCGATTTTAATCAGGTCCCAGGGCGCTTTTTTCACGTTCTTCGTGTGCTGCTTTTGGAAGCCTATTACGCCAAACCGGAGGCGTTGGCCGGACTACCGCTGAATAGCGCTCCGCAACCCGAAGGATACTTGCCTCCTTGGAGCTAG
- a CDS encoding ABC transporter substrate-binding protein has product MFHKTKSVLATLAATAALSTGAFADGHAKLSGDLVIFSDMSNPAPRAVMEGMVERFGAMHPDLNIELTVIDREAYKTQIRNFLTANAPDVANWYAANRMKPYVDAGLFEDISDLWGEPELADLASTKGAMTLDGKQWGVPYTYYQWGVYYRKDIYEELGLSEPANFDEMKSNCQAIIDSGRKCYTIGTKFLWTAGGWFDYLNMRTNGYDYHAKLTGGEIPWTDAGVAATFANWRELIDMGAFIDNHTAYSWQESLPFIVSGDAAAILKGNFAVPPLREAGLDDSKLDFYQFPAITAGVELAEDAPTDTFHIPSAAKNKDAAKAFLKFVVSAENQTLINNGENLGQLPVNAKSSVDDDKFLKEGFEMLSSNSPGGVAQFFDRDAPAEMAKVAMEGFQEFMVKPDNLDKILARLDRAAQRIYK; this is encoded by the coding sequence ATGTTCCACAAAACCAAGTCCGTCTTGGCGACCTTGGCTGCGACTGCTGCGCTCTCAACAGGTGCATTTGCAGATGGCCACGCGAAGCTGTCTGGCGATCTCGTCATCTTCTCTGACATGTCTAACCCTGCACCACGTGCGGTTATGGAAGGCATGGTAGAGCGTTTCGGCGCGATGCATCCTGATCTGAACATCGAGCTGACCGTGATTGATCGCGAAGCTTACAAGACTCAGATCCGTAACTTCCTGACAGCGAACGCACCTGACGTTGCAAACTGGTATGCGGCAAACCGCATGAAGCCATATGTAGACGCGGGTCTGTTCGAGGATATCTCTGATCTTTGGGGTGAGCCTGAGCTGGCAGACCTCGCATCTACCAAAGGTGCGATGACCCTCGATGGTAAGCAATGGGGTGTTCCATACACCTATTACCAATGGGGTGTTTACTACCGCAAAGACATCTACGAAGAACTGGGTCTGAGCGAGCCGGCGAACTTCGATGAAATGAAGTCTAACTGTCAGGCGATTATCGACTCTGGCCGTAAGTGCTACACCATCGGTACCAAATTCCTTTGGACTGCAGGCGGCTGGTTTGATTACCTGAACATGCGTACCAATGGCTATGACTACCATGCAAAGCTGACCGGTGGTGAAATCCCTTGGACAGACGCTGGTGTTGCAGCAACTTTCGCCAACTGGCGCGAGCTGATCGACATGGGCGCGTTCATTGACAACCACACAGCATACAGCTGGCAGGAATCCCTGCCGTTCATCGTGTCCGGTGACGCAGCAGCGATCCTGAAAGGTAACTTTGCGGTTCCACCACTGCGTGAAGCAGGTCTGGATGATAGCAAGCTGGACTTCTACCAGTTCCCAGCGATCACTGCAGGTGTTGAACTGGCGGAAGACGCGCCAACTGACACCTTCCACATCCCATCTGCTGCGAAAAACAAAGATGCAGCTAAAGCCTTCCTGAAGTTTGTTGTTTCTGCAGAAAACCAAACTCTGATCAACAACGGTGAAAACCTGGGTCAGCTGCCAGTGAACGCGAAGTCTTCTGTAGATGACGACAAGTTCCTGAAAGAAGGTTTTGAGATGCTGTCTTCCAACAGCCCAGGTGGTGTTGCGCAGTTCTTTGACCGTGACGCACCGGCTGAAATGGCGAAAGTTGCGATGGAAGGTTTCCAGGAGTTCATGGTGAAGCCTGACAATCTGGACAAAATCCTAGCACGCCTGGATCGCGCAGCTCAGCGTATCTACAAGTAA
- a CDS encoding ABC transporter ATP-binding protein has protein sequence MSGVELTNVIKKYGQTQVIHGVDLKIEDGEFCVFVGPSGCGKSTLLRMVAGLEETTDGQINIGTRDVTHMDPAERGVAMVFQTYALYPHMTVEENMGFGLKMNGVSKAEIDKKVGEASQILQLDQYLKRKPKALSGGQRQRVAIGRAIVRGPEVFLFDEPLSNLDAELRVDMRVEIARLHSEIGATMIYVTHDQVEAMTLADKIVVLRAGYIEQVGAPMDLFRDPDNKFVAGFIGSPSMNFLNGVVEGGKVRVAALDNELVEANVSLPADGTEVLVGMRPQHLSVTAAESTVKVDLAEQLGGVSYEYLSAATGERVVVESKEEDVLTKGTTVKVNYQPEKVLFFDAKTEQRIR, from the coding sequence ATGTCTGGTGTTGAATTAACCAACGTCATCAAGAAATACGGCCAAACCCAGGTCATTCACGGTGTGGACCTAAAAATTGAAGATGGCGAATTCTGTGTATTTGTCGGCCCATCAGGCTGCGGTAAATCCACTTTGCTGCGCATGGTTGCTGGTCTTGAAGAGACCACTGATGGTCAGATCAACATCGGCACCCGCGATGTGACTCATATGGATCCAGCGGAACGCGGCGTTGCGATGGTATTCCAGACCTATGCGCTATACCCGCATATGACCGTCGAAGAAAACATGGGCTTTGGGCTCAAAATGAACGGCGTTTCAAAAGCGGAAATCGACAAAAAAGTTGGTGAAGCTTCCCAAATTCTTCAGTTGGACCAATATCTGAAGCGCAAACCAAAAGCGCTCTCTGGTGGTCAGCGCCAGCGTGTCGCCATCGGTCGTGCGATTGTCCGTGGCCCAGAGGTTTTCCTCTTTGACGAACCACTGTCCAACCTCGATGCGGAACTTCGTGTAGACATGCGTGTGGAGATCGCGCGTCTGCACAGCGAAATTGGCGCCACAATGATCTACGTGACGCACGACCAAGTCGAAGCGATGACCTTGGCGGATAAGATCGTTGTGCTGCGCGCAGGATATATCGAGCAAGTTGGCGCCCCAATGGATCTTTTCCGCGATCCGGACAACAAGTTCGTGGCGGGCTTCATTGGCTCTCCTTCCATGAACTTCCTCAACGGTGTGGTAGAAGGCGGCAAAGTTCGCGTGGCTGCATTAGACAACGAGCTGGTCGAAGCCAATGTGTCTCTGCCTGCAGACGGCACCGAAGTTCTTGTCGGCATGCGCCCGCAACACTTGTCTGTAACTGCTGCAGAAAGCACCGTGAAAGTCGATCTTGCGGAACAGCTCGGTGGTGTATCTTACGAGTACCTGTCTGCTGCGACCGGAGAACGAGTTGTCGTAGAAAGCAAAGAAGAAGACGTTCTGACCAAAGGCACCACAGTTAAGGTGAACTATCAGCCAGAAAAAGTTCTGTTCTTTGATGCGAAAACGGAACAGCGCATCCGATAA
- a CDS encoding GMC family oxidoreductase yields the protein MELVHKPDVVIVGSGAGGASAAWRLVQEGVRVLILEAGPRFTAFEDYPLDNPDWEKKPFPVKKGSQSQVEFGDLGTLHRKDADLRGWSKNLRSNRPPTGEKRRPQAPGYSHVQGVGGSTLHFVGEAQRFHPQAFQLATAPAEQVVWPITYEDIEPFYGQVETDIGVAGSGDADGRWRSTPFPMPPHPVSPGGQALLQSDANWRVNARAVNSKPYDDRPACNYCGQCSRGCPLGDKGSADVTFIRKAEETGLLTVISDAPVQRLLADASGRISHVEFVKNGETQRVETPTLILAAGAVQTPRLLLLSATTAQPNGLANGSGQVGRNFMETLWWNSAGLVPGLSNSHMGLPADLVNWTHAKPGAVDGVVGGFKLTHNTLDLGLNGPIAFASRVVGGIGADLKRQVRETFGSALAISAVGQVIPDERSFVALSQNKRDAYGQPIAQINSVLTENSLQLLRHMAEATRNALKACGAEIVEEDSCWDRFRSSHVFGTARMGHDSVTSVVDAFGQSHDHDNLWIADASVMPSSGAGEAPALTIMALAARGAEQILK from the coding sequence TTGGAGCTAGTTCATAAACCAGATGTTGTGATTGTTGGATCAGGCGCGGGAGGTGCATCTGCGGCTTGGAGGCTGGTGCAAGAGGGAGTGCGGGTATTGATCCTTGAAGCAGGGCCACGCTTCACTGCTTTCGAAGACTATCCGCTCGATAATCCAGATTGGGAAAAAAAGCCGTTTCCTGTGAAAAAAGGTAGTCAGAGCCAAGTTGAATTTGGAGACCTTGGCACGCTTCACCGGAAGGATGCCGACCTGCGCGGGTGGTCCAAAAATCTGCGTTCAAACCGTCCCCCAACCGGTGAGAAAAGACGCCCGCAAGCGCCCGGGTACTCCCATGTGCAAGGTGTTGGTGGATCAACGTTGCACTTTGTGGGCGAAGCTCAACGCTTTCACCCACAGGCCTTTCAGCTGGCGACAGCGCCAGCAGAGCAGGTCGTTTGGCCGATCACCTACGAAGATATCGAACCCTTTTACGGACAAGTTGAAACGGACATTGGTGTAGCGGGGTCTGGCGATGCAGATGGACGCTGGCGCAGCACACCCTTTCCGATGCCACCACATCCTGTGAGCCCTGGTGGTCAGGCCTTGCTGCAATCTGATGCGAATTGGAGGGTCAATGCGCGCGCGGTGAATTCCAAACCTTACGATGATCGACCCGCGTGTAATTACTGCGGTCAGTGCTCGCGTGGTTGCCCTTTGGGGGACAAAGGCAGCGCTGATGTCACCTTCATCAGGAAAGCGGAAGAGACTGGATTGCTCACTGTTATTTCCGATGCACCCGTTCAACGTTTGCTCGCGGATGCGAGTGGGCGAATTTCTCATGTAGAATTTGTTAAAAATGGTGAAACCCAGCGCGTCGAGACACCAACACTCATTTTGGCTGCCGGCGCTGTGCAGACACCGCGTTTGCTGTTGCTTTCAGCGACGACTGCGCAACCAAATGGGCTCGCAAATGGCTCTGGTCAGGTGGGGCGAAACTTTATGGAAACGCTCTGGTGGAACAGCGCGGGTTTGGTGCCAGGACTTAGCAACAGTCACATGGGACTGCCTGCAGACCTGGTGAATTGGACGCATGCCAAGCCGGGCGCAGTCGATGGTGTGGTTGGCGGTTTTAAGTTGACCCACAACACATTGGATCTGGGTTTAAACGGTCCTATCGCCTTTGCAAGCCGCGTGGTGGGTGGCATTGGCGCTGATCTCAAACGACAGGTTCGAGAGACGTTTGGTTCTGCGCTGGCCATCAGTGCAGTCGGGCAAGTCATTCCCGATGAGCGTTCCTTTGTGGCGCTTTCACAAAACAAACGCGATGCCTATGGGCAGCCGATTGCACAGATCAATTCTGTACTAACGGAAAACAGTCTTCAGCTGTTACGGCATATGGCAGAAGCCACTCGTAATGCGCTTAAAGCCTGCGGAGCAGAGATTGTCGAAGAGGATAGCTGTTGGGATCGCTTTCGATCCTCACACGTCTTCGGTACAGCGCGGATGGGCCACGATTCAGTGACATCAGTGGTGGATGCCTTTGGGCAAAGCCATGATCATGACAACCTTTGGATCGCAGATGCCAGTGTAATGCCAAGTTCTGGGGCCGGGGAGGCGCCAGCGTTGACGATCATGGCGCTGGCTGCGCGAGGTGCTGAGCAAATCCTGAAATGA
- a CDS encoding YqiJ family protein, with translation MFDAYLSTPFAPFTFSIALLFGLLALEVIFLFLGGSLFTSDSADTADFAEIDADIGVDSASLDIADLGDWDADLGDVDLGNIEVAEAEVSTDVAGGGIANWLGFGKMPAAIWLATMLASYGLAGLSLQSALQSLFGAAWNPAIVSLPAIFGAIWFTKKFGGAFARLVPKTESESVSERHLGRRKGVVSQGSASRGRPAEVRVTDRHGNQHYLRAEPLRDDATIPQGSEVIVLRHRRDDGYRIVSISESTHS, from the coding sequence ATGTTCGACGCCTATCTTTCGACGCCGTTCGCCCCGTTCACGTTTTCAATTGCCCTTCTTTTTGGTCTGCTTGCTCTGGAAGTCATCTTTCTGTTCTTAGGCGGATCCCTTTTTACCAGTGACAGTGCGGATACCGCCGATTTTGCGGAGATTGACGCAGATATTGGTGTTGATTCCGCAAGCCTAGACATTGCCGATCTAGGGGATTGGGATGCGGACCTTGGAGACGTCGACCTTGGTAACATCGAAGTTGCAGAAGCTGAGGTGTCGACCGATGTGGCAGGAGGCGGGATCGCGAACTGGCTTGGCTTTGGTAAGATGCCTGCCGCAATTTGGCTGGCGACAATGCTCGCAAGCTACGGACTGGCAGGTCTTAGTCTTCAGAGCGCGCTTCAATCTCTGTTTGGTGCAGCCTGGAATCCAGCGATTGTCAGCCTGCCTGCCATCTTCGGGGCAATCTGGTTCACCAAAAAATTCGGTGGTGCTTTCGCGCGACTTGTACCTAAGACAGAAAGCGAATCTGTCTCTGAACGTCATCTGGGTCGGCGCAAAGGAGTCGTGAGCCAAGGATCCGCCTCTCGAGGACGCCCAGCAGAAGTTCGGGTCACAGACCGACATGGCAATCAACACTATCTACGCGCAGAACCTCTGCGCGACGACGCAACGATCCCGCAAGGCAGCGAGGTCATCGTTTTGCGTCACCGACGAGACGATGGTTACCGGATCGTTTCGATTTCTGAATCTACTCATTCTTAA
- a CDS encoding IclR family transcriptional regulator, with translation MNKPEKKDGTVGKALEILDLVAEFERPVRFSELLAQSRHPKATLYRFLQTLTNQGMLSYDESSQTYNIGLKVLRLAHAAWKNASLAPIASEIMDDLAKKIHETIHLAQMENGQVLFVDKRRSSSLFDTLAQTGRVAPAHCTGVGKVILAFMSPERLERALRQQAFVPYTAATHRDRESLIGEFEEIRTSGVAFDREEHEEGIISIAAPILLNNGKVVGSVSIATSTTRHSLKDLEEFKALLTETTRKIGDAATTWQFPSPN, from the coding sequence ATGAATAAGCCGGAAAAAAAGGACGGCACGGTCGGCAAGGCTTTGGAAATCCTTGACCTGGTCGCCGAATTCGAACGTCCTGTTCGGTTCTCAGAGTTGCTCGCTCAGAGCAGGCATCCCAAGGCCACCCTCTACCGATTCTTACAGACATTAACGAATCAAGGGATGCTCTCGTATGATGAATCATCGCAAACTTATAACATTGGTCTAAAAGTTTTGCGCCTCGCTCATGCGGCCTGGAAGAACGCCTCCCTTGCTCCAATCGCATCCGAAATAATGGATGATTTGGCCAAAAAAATACATGAAACCATTCATTTGGCACAAATGGAGAATGGCCAAGTCCTCTTTGTAGACAAGCGCAGAAGCTCTTCTCTCTTTGATACCTTGGCCCAAACGGGTCGCGTGGCGCCTGCACATTGTACGGGCGTTGGCAAAGTAATTTTGGCTTTTATGAGCCCAGAACGACTGGAGCGCGCACTCCGACAACAGGCTTTCGTACCTTATACAGCGGCCACACATCGCGATCGCGAGAGTTTGATTGGGGAATTTGAAGAAATCCGAACGAGTGGCGTGGCATTCGATCGGGAAGAGCACGAGGAAGGGATCATTTCGATAGCAGCCCCGATTCTGTTGAATAACGGAAAGGTGGTTGGATCAGTCTCGATCGCGACCTCAACTACACGTCACTCGCTAAAAGATTTGGAAGAATTCAAAGCGTTGCTGACGGAAACGACGAGAAAAATTGGCGATGCAGCTACAACGTGGCAGTTCCCGTCGCCGAACTAA
- a CDS encoding carbohydrate ABC transporter permease → MSSTTEATTKNSWYKRNEIAATPWLFLIPGVAMFLLYVIFPIFQSINVSFYEWDGLGEAEWVGLGNYEELYWDDAFYVSLRNNLIWLVLYLLAIPAGLFIALFLNQTVTGIRLYKSLFFFPFVISQVVVGLVFTWFYDPTFGLLNQFLGVFGIDPINVLGDERYVTYGIIAAGIWPQTAYCMILYLTGLNAVDPEQIEAARLDGAKGWKMLWHIIVPQLKPATFIAFVVTIIGALRSFDLISIMTNGGPFGESRVLSFYMFEVALSEYGFRMGYGASIAVVLFLIMLCFITYFLWSMYKDEKGGR, encoded by the coding sequence ATGTCTTCAACCACCGAAGCCACGACCAAAAACTCGTGGTATAAGCGGAACGAAATTGCCGCGACGCCCTGGCTCTTCTTGATCCCTGGCGTTGCCATGTTCTTGCTTTACGTCATCTTTCCAATCTTTCAGTCGATCAACGTCTCCTTCTATGAGTGGGACGGTCTTGGCGAGGCAGAATGGGTTGGCCTTGGAAACTACGAAGAGCTTTATTGGGACGACGCGTTTTACGTCTCTTTGCGTAACAACCTGATCTGGTTGGTCTTGTATCTGCTGGCGATCCCAGCAGGCTTGTTTATCGCACTTTTCTTGAACCAGACCGTGACAGGCATTCGCCTCTACAAGTCACTGTTCTTCTTCCCATTTGTGATTTCACAAGTGGTTGTGGGTCTGGTGTTCACGTGGTTCTACGATCCAACATTTGGTCTATTGAACCAATTCCTTGGCGTGTTCGGAATCGATCCGATCAACGTCCTTGGTGATGAGCGCTATGTGACCTACGGCATCATTGCCGCCGGCATCTGGCCGCAGACGGCTTATTGTATGATCCTCTACCTCACCGGCCTAAATGCTGTTGATCCAGAGCAAATCGAAGCTGCTCGTCTGGATGGAGCGAAGGGCTGGAAAATGCTGTGGCATATCATCGTTCCTCAGCTGAAACCTGCGACATTCATCGCCTTTGTCGTGACAATCATTGGTGCGCTGCGGTCCTTCGACCTGATCTCGATCATGACCAATGGTGGCCCGTTTGGTGAAAGCCGAGTGTTGTCATTCTACATGTTCGAAGTAGCCTTGTCTGAATACGGGTTCCGTATGGGCTATGGCGCATCCATCGCGGTTGTCCTCTTCCTCATCATGCTGTGCTTCATCACATACTTCCTGTGGTCGATGTACAAAGACGAAAAGGGAGGCCGCTGA
- a CDS encoding carbohydrate ABC transporter permease — MFPTPIEKSSRSWQLTYQALLPVALVLWLLPLLAVAVFSIKPDADFTTGNYWGLPTSIEFATNYGKVFFASDMPRYLLNSVMITVPTVIGCVVLSSMTGFALGVYKFRSNLWIFFMFVAGNFVPFQILMVPVRDLTLDMGLYNTKAGLVFFHIAFQTGFCTLFMRNFIKALPFDLIEVARVEGVAEWRIFWYVVLPLMKPALAAMAVLIFTFIWNDFFWAIVLTQGAESQPVTAGITSFNAQYRAAYHLMSAGSIVAALPPVAMFFLMQKHFIAGLTLGAVK; from the coding sequence ATGTTTCCGACTCCAATCGAAAAATCATCTCGTAGCTGGCAATTAACCTATCAGGCACTTCTGCCTGTCGCATTGGTGCTTTGGCTTTTGCCATTGCTGGCGGTTGCGGTGTTCTCGATCAAGCCTGATGCGGATTTTACTACTGGTAACTACTGGGGTCTTCCGACATCCATCGAGTTTGCAACAAACTACGGTAAGGTGTTCTTTGCTTCTGACATGCCGCGGTATTTGTTGAACTCGGTTATGATTACGGTGCCAACCGTGATCGGTTGTGTTGTTCTAAGTTCTATGACCGGCTTTGCGCTGGGCGTTTACAAATTCCGTTCGAACCTCTGGATTTTCTTTATGTTCGTGGCGGGCAACTTCGTTCCATTCCAAATTCTCATGGTTCCGGTTCGGGATCTGACGTTGGATATGGGTCTATACAATACCAAGGCCGGACTTGTGTTCTTCCACATCGCTTTCCAGACCGGTTTCTGTACTCTGTTCATGCGGAACTTCATCAAAGCGCTGCCGTTCGATCTGATCGAGGTGGCACGTGTTGAAGGCGTGGCAGAATGGAGAATCTTCTGGTACGTGGTGCTGCCGCTGATGAAACCAGCGCTGGCAGCCATGGCGGTGTTGATTTTCACTTTCATCTGGAACGACTTCTTCTGGGCGATCGTCCTGACACAGGGTGCTGAAAGTCAGCCGGTGACTGCGGGTATCACGAGCTTTAATGCTCAGTACCGTGCCGCATATCACCTGATGAGTGCAGGCTCCATTGTGGCAGCGCTTCCGCCTGTGGCGATGTTCTTCCTGATGCAGAAACACTTCATTGCCGGCCTCACTTTAGGAGCCGTTAAATGA
- a CDS encoding DUF4202 domain-containing protein, whose amino-acid sequence MSTSLEQVLTAIDSANAKDPRLDDGQPEALLYGQRMSAECSRLFPDAPEILQIAARGQHVERWVLLRADYPEGRAGYLKWRRDLGAHHAKTVSGFMAEAGYGDADREAVEKMLRKEGIKRDENVQALEDIICFVFLKWYFAPFAAKHPDDKVHRIVEKTARKMSSEARERVLKEFELPDALSTAFG is encoded by the coding sequence ATGAGCACCTCGCTAGAGCAAGTCCTGACAGCAATCGATTCCGCCAATGCAAAAGATCCGAGGCTGGATGATGGACAACCAGAAGCTTTGCTTTACGGCCAAAGGATGAGCGCCGAATGTTCGCGTCTCTTCCCTGATGCTCCTGAGATTTTGCAAATTGCGGCACGTGGCCAGCATGTGGAGCGCTGGGTGCTGCTACGAGCGGACTACCCGGAAGGGCGCGCTGGCTATTTGAAATGGCGGCGCGATCTTGGGGCGCATCACGCAAAAACGGTGTCCGGATTCATGGCCGAAGCGGGATACGGAGATGCGGATCGTGAGGCTGTGGAGAAGATGCTGCGAAAGGAGGGCATCAAGCGTGATGAGAATGTTCAAGCGCTTGAAGACATTATCTGCTTTGTATTTCTCAAGTGGTATTTCGCACCCTTCGCGGCAAAGCATCCTGATGACAAGGTGCATCGTATTGTCGAAAAAACCGCGCGCAAAATGTCTTCCGAAGCGCGTGAACGCGTTTTGAAGGAATTCGAGCTGCCAGATGCACTTTCGACTGCATTTGGCTGA
- a CDS encoding flotillin family protein, with protein MSEMLFLTYVAVIIALIAFIGLVLARLYQRATREVSLVRTGAGGKKIVMDGGTMVIPLLHEVSPVNMKTLRLEVQRSHDAALITKDRMRVDVGVEFYVSVSPTDEGIARAAQTLGARTFNVDQLREMIEGKLIDGLRAVAAQMSMDQLHENRADFVQEVQNTVSEDLTKNGLSLESVSLTALDQTPFEALDENNAFNAVGMRRLAEVIANSKKERATIDAEADVAVRRASMEAERHKLTIQQDEEQARIEQAQKVETMKAAQEAEIAQRREESQRDSERARIAREEQVRSAEIERERKIREAEINKERELEVADQDRQIIIAQKSEEESRAQASADVARAEATKAMEAVVTAKQVAEAERLKEIALIEAAREAEREATKVRLSASAERDAAEDRATARREEAQGEADAITIKATAKKSDMLAEAEGRRAITDAENALSDAIIEMKVALARLEAMPKVLAEAVKPAEKIDSIRIHQLSGLNQGGGASGGTGAEKAPINQALDSIMGMAVQMPALKKLGDELGLSMEGGIEGLMETATTSAPVKEAPKLNGSTPLPLEETEAVAPDA; from the coding sequence ATGTCTGAAATGTTATTTCTAACCTATGTCGCGGTCATCATTGCCCTGATCGCATTTATCGGCCTCGTATTGGCGCGGCTTTATCAACGCGCCACTCGCGAAGTCAGCCTCGTTAGAACAGGTGCTGGCGGCAAAAAGATCGTGATGGACGGCGGCACAATGGTCATCCCATTGCTGCATGAAGTTAGCCCAGTGAACATGAAAACACTGCGCCTTGAGGTGCAGCGGAGTCATGACGCCGCGCTGATCACCAAAGACCGCATGCGCGTTGACGTCGGTGTTGAGTTCTACGTCTCTGTATCGCCAACCGACGAAGGTATCGCCCGTGCTGCGCAGACCCTTGGTGCGCGCACATTCAATGTCGATCAGCTTCGTGAGATGATCGAAGGTAAACTCATTGACGGTCTGCGTGCTGTGGCAGCTCAGATGAGCATGGATCAATTGCACGAAAACCGCGCGGACTTTGTTCAGGAAGTTCAGAACACGGTTTCCGAAGACCTGACCAAAAACGGTCTCTCGCTTGAATCCGTATCTCTGACCGCACTTGACCAAACGCCATTTGAAGCGCTTGACGAAAACAACGCGTTTAACGCCGTCGGTATGCGCCGTCTTGCTGAGGTGATTGCAAACTCCAAGAAGGAGCGCGCCACCATTGATGCCGAAGCGGACGTGGCCGTCCGCCGTGCATCCATGGAAGCTGAGCGTCATAAGCTGACCATTCAGCAGGATGAAGAACAGGCGCGTATTGAGCAGGCCCAAAAGGTGGAAACCATGAAGGCCGCGCAAGAAGCGGAAATCGCCCAGCGGCGCGAAGAAAGTCAACGTGACAGTGAACGCGCGCGGATTGCCCGCGAAGAGCAGGTTCGCTCGGCTGAAATCGAACGCGAACGTAAAATCCGCGAAGCTGAGATCAACAAAGAGCGGGAGCTCGAGGTTGCAGATCAAGATCGACAGATCATCATCGCTCAAAAGTCCGAAGAAGAAAGCCGCGCACAGGCATCTGCCGATGTTGCACGCGCTGAAGCAACCAAAGCCATGGAAGCCGTTGTGACCGCGAAACAGGTTGCTGAAGCGGAGCGTCTGAAGGAAATCGCCTTGATTGAAGCAGCACGTGAAGCGGAACGCGAGGCGACCAAAGTGCGTTTGTCAGCCTCTGCTGAACGTGACGCCGCCGAAGATCGCGCGACAGCACGTCGTGAAGAGGCGCAGGGTGAGGCGGATGCCATCACCATCAAAGCAACGGCGAAGAAAAGCGACATGCTTGCTGAGGCCGAAGGTCGTCGCGCAATTACGGATGCCGAAAATGCTCTGTCTGATGCCATCATTGAGATGAAAGTGGCCTTGGCACGTCTGGAAGCGATGCCGAAAGTCCTAGCGGAAGCGGTGAAACCTGCCGAGAAGATCGACTCGATCCGTATCCACCAGCTGTCTGGCCTCAATCAAGGCGGCGGTGCTTCTGGCGGAACCGGTGCTGAAAAGGCGCCGATCAATCAGGCCCTGGATTCCATCATGGGCATGGCCGTGCAGATGCCTGCTTTGAAGAAGCTTGGTGATGAGCTGGGTCTCAGCATGGAAGGTGGCATTGAAGGCCTTATGGAGACAGCAACCACCTCTGCCCCCGTGAAGGAAGCGCCAAAGCTGAACGGTTCAACCCCGCTACCGCTGGAGGAAACTGAAGCGGTAGCTCCTGACGCATAA